From the Helianthus annuus cultivar XRQ/B chromosome 17, HanXRQr2.0-SUNRISE, whole genome shotgun sequence genome, the window tttttttcttttaattctttgGGGTGTTTGGATGTGCGTTTTGAAACGGCTTATTATGATATGAAACCACaataattaagtttttttttaaagtttggaTAAACGAATTCTTTTGTACTTGTGTGATAATTTAGGGTCACGTAATCGGTTATTGGTTAATATGTTAGCATCTCAAATTATCAAAATTTGTCAAATATTCGATGAGTCAAACAACTCATTACCACAATCTTAAACAACGAAAGCACATCCAAAGTCCAAACACTATCTTATCCTGATCACTCAGTATTACATAGCCACTTTGGAAACGTACATCCAAACACACCCTTAATCCAGATTTATGTTTCTAATGATCTATATTTCAGGTTGCTGGTGCAGTTGGTGGAGCAACACGGAGAAAAAAACTGGGCCCACATTGCTGAAAAGCTCCCTTTGAGGATCGCGAAGCAATGCAGAGATAGATGGCATAACTGTTTGAGTCCAAACATCGTGGTACTGCCTCCAAATGTTTTAaatcttgattaataataatcacaatataacagtatagtattcataatcatataaagtagagtaaaatgtcatattcatccctgaggtttggccaattttgcgattttcgtccaaaggtttgaaatcttgccattttcatttgGCTCAtgaactccatccatttttctctgttatttctatcttttttgttaactttaacggcaattcggtctttttcaggggtattctgtctttttacataaagtgaaaggACTGAAtcgccctttaagttaacaaaaaaagacagaaatacccctgactcaacggagaaaaatggatggagttaacgggtCGGccgaaaatggcaagattttaaacctttcggatccagatgcgaaaaaacaaacctttggacaaaagtcgcaaagtTGGCCAAACCTCAGtaacgaaaatgacattttactctataaAGTAATTTAGTTATTTATAATGGTCAGTAAAAAGGGGACAATAAAGGTGATATACGGTTTGACCCCTTACCCAACCCTTCCGACCCATCCATTTTCCACCTTTACCTGTTTACAAATAAACTACACCTTCTCATTTATACATAtatctatattattattatacggttaccttttttttttattttgcagaaataTGGATGGTCCGAGGAAGATGACAAGTTACTCATTTCATTACACAAACAATTTGGAAATAAATGGGCAGATATTGCAAGAAACATGCCTGGAAGATGTGAAAATAGCATAAAAAACCATTGGAATGCAACCAAAAGAAATCAGTTTAAGATTTCATCCAATGGTTATATAAAAACTAAATACCATTCCTATCTTTTAAAAGATTACATAACAAGTATCTCATCATCTTCCTCTGATAATCAGATTAATACCCAAGAAAGCTCGGGTTTTGACCCTCAAAATCATGAATTCGCGACGAGCTTGAATGCCTTGTCATCGTCTTTTCCAGGTTCCTGGGTCGGTTACGAGCCTGATGAGTTGGTGGTCGACGGGATTGGTTTTGATTTTCATGAAGTCTCGTCTCACTTGGTTGATCAACTGCAGTTTGATTCACAGAATGTTACGGGTTTTATAGGTTCACCTTTTGGCGTCGGTTTTAGgtaattttttgtgttttttttttttgttagaaCTATGATGAACTACCTTTAGATCAAACACTTTCTTTTGAGAGTTAGAAGACTTTAAACTTGTGCTTCTGTGGCTTTTCGGGTGGAACATGGAATTGTGTTTTAGGTTTGTTTTTGCTTGGTTAAGGTTTTGGATTTTATGTTGTGGGTCTTGTTTTGAGTATTTGTTTTAGTTTAAAACTCCACCGTTTATATTTAGTATTAATTTTGTGCTTATTGTGTTTTGGAAAAGGGTTAATACCATAAAAAACAAGCATAATTTACTttcttattttataaaaaaagtaaACCAATCTGATTTTGGTGAATTAAAGTTCGTAAACTTGTCTAAATGCTTGTACTTGAGAAAATATATACAACTAAATCGTgcttgttttgaaatgtttttctATGTAATATATAACCAAGAGGAAAACGTTGTAGGACAGCAACTTtaatagttatttttttttatatataaatatataatcaaTAATCAATAGTTCAATACGTCATACCAAATTCATTTATTTTCAATTAGGTTAGAAACTCATGTATAATAAGTTGAATAAAGGAAACTTGTTTGCTTGTATTGAAATCCCACTTTTGTTTTTTTGATCTGTGGTCCAAGTATAAATAGTCTCGGTGTGCcctttttttaagtttatcataagttgttttttttttttttttcttttcataatTTTAAAAGGGTAAGTGTTGTTTAGTTAGATGGGAAAACTTTACAAGTAAATAAAACTAGATAACATGTATAAAAGAATTTAAATACCCGTTTACTTATGTTAGTCCCCGAGGTTCCCGACATCCGTTCGAATCACGAATGATATGCGGGATCTCTCAATTTGTGTGTTGAATCAACGAGAAcaagatgaagatcaagatgtAAACCACACTTTCTCTCTTTTAGAATTACACTATCAAGACGTAAACATTAAGCTCCAATTGTAAATGTTGCATTTTGTAAAGACTGACAAATAGAAAATGATGTTAAATACTCCCTAATCTTGAACTGAAAATAGCTACCCTGTATGTAGATGTAGTTATCTTTGAACATGCTTCAAACGAGTCTACACTAGCCTTGAATGATAGATGTGAAAATATGTTTGGTATATTTTGAAAGGTTTTCCAAAACGAAATATGCAGACGCCTCACATTAGGCGGGAACAAACACTAGTTTGTTAGGTTGAGTGGTGTGGTTTGGAGCCCCCATGCTAGTTAAAGTACGTGTCATTGTCACGTACGGTCGTAGACAGTGGGGCTTTAACTAGCCAACTTTTTAACTACATGGTGTGGTTTTAAACCCATCTTCAAGCATTTCACaatagttgtttttttttttaatttttttttcctttttttaatctaaaaacaACAAAATCCTATAAAAAAGGAAAATACTTAAATTAAGTacacattaattttttttaaaggatGAATTTTCCATATTTTTTTTAACcgttctttcaaatttaaaacttGCCaacttacatcaaaacagaaggtagacgggcaacaagctgcgccgccacccCTTTCTGAAAATACTTACAACTTAAATtgaaaatacataaaaataaatTACAAACCAAATTCTAAATAAAAAAATCTACTACAATTGAAAAAATTATCTCTACCAGGCGGCTGTGGTAACTCCGCCTGTTCTTCGAAATCAAAGTCGTCGGTGTTGTCCTTTAGGTTTCTATGTGAACGAGCATCCGACACGCCTTGAGAAGAATTTAGTTCTGGTGTACCAAACGTTGTCTTGGACTGTTTTGACGCTCGACCGATCTTAACCGCGGTACAAGATACCACTTTGGTGATTATCGAAGTAGCTCACAAGAATCTAGCATGGTAAACCGACGCCGTACATGACTTTCAACTGTTTATGGGTCTCCGATATGACACCATCATCGCTTGAACTGCTTGCTCTATTGCGATTGTTCGTAAGACGCCGGTTGAAAATATTGTTGAAATTGCTGATGTTAGCTTGCATTGCTGTTCATTTGCCGGAAAATGGATCAGGAGATGGGAGTATGGTATTTACTGCGGCTCATAGAGGCGAAATATTAGTTCACGAATATTCCTCCAAACACGGTTGCCTCTTGGTTAGCACCTATTCAAAAAAAGTAATTTTAGTCGAGATAAAATATTATACCTTTAAAAATAAAGGTAATTATAGTTGACAAAAATATATTATACGTTTAAAATACAAGTAACCATATTCGAGAAAAAAAATATTACCGATAAATGATAATGGGATCTTCGAAATTATCAAGCCATGCTTGTGAAAACGCAAACTCCTCCACGGGTTTCCACCTCTCGACGATCTTTGGAGTGAGTGCTTCATTCCCTTGCTTTTTTCGGTGTTTACGTTTGGATTTAGTCGGTTGGGTTTTGGGTACAGATTTGACATTTGTGCGGAAGAAAAGAACAAACCAGGTGACGATGGTAACATTGGTGGGGTTTGTGGGAATCAGAGGCGGAGTATTGTGggtgcccgggggtgcacccgcccaccccaatattTCGGTTAGAAGCGTACAAGTTCTGATTTTTcgtctgaaaattttaaaattatataggatcgacCCCCGATTtttatcctaaatatttataaactttgtatataaatgatgggtagtttggtaaatatacactttgttttatttggaactattattatttgacccgatttgaatcgaatagccaacccgacccgactcgaaacataacgataggaaaaaaaatttgggtaCCATCACTTTACGCCtcctcgaaacttttggtcaagctccgccactggtgGGAATTATGGTCTTATCCGTCGATGCTTGAACTCGTTCATGCTTTGATTGGCATAAAACGGTTAAACGGGTTGCCTTGCTCGACTAGTTGTATGTTTGAGTAATACGGGTGGTTCAAATTAAACACGTTTATATTGTTTTAGAACTTAGCGAATGCAAAAATATAAAAATCTGACTTTTCATTTTACTCTTAACCTTGTAAATAAAATTTATTTTGGTGAGTTTTTTTTATAGACCAGCGAGCCGAGCGTAAAATAAACGGTCCGATATTTATCAACTTGGTCTCCTGCGAACCCTCTTCACCCTTCGGCTCGCCGCCTCTGTTTCCGCTCAAATTTCAATCGCTTTATCGGATTTAAGTTTGcttccacacacacacacaggtATTCATATATtggtacatacatacatgcatatataCATATACGTGTCACTATCATGCTTTTCTGAACTAGTTTGAAGGTAGCCATGACCTTCTGGTTTGTTTCACATTGTTAGCTGTAAATCCTCCTAAAAAATCTTGCTTTATTTACTCCGTTCTTTGTAAAGACATTCTGAGATTTTGGTTTTTGTATTCTATTTTAGGTTTTGATTGTTTGTATTGAGTTTGCGTATTACTAACGCTGTCAATTTGGGacttaattatgaaagtaaatttGGATTAGGCTTATTAGGGTTTGCAGTTAAAGCTTCTGAATCTGGTTGTTAATAAGAGTAAAAGGGCTGTAAACTTGTAATATTTATAATTAGTACTTTATAATAGTTCTTTGGATTGTAACTCTGTTTTACTTGTGTGGTGATTTGTTATGGATTCATGTACAGTATGCATACCTACAGTGGAGCTATCATGGGTTCACTTCAACAGCCTGTATGGGTTAAAGAGTCCAGTTTCCTACCAAAAGGACACGGTGTCGGTGGCTTTATTCGTCGGGTGAATTTTGGATTGTTTAAGCCATGTGGATCGTCTAAAGTTGTAGGTAGCTTGGCTACTGGAAGACCATCAACCCCTTCTGTACCCGTCACAATTCCTGAAGGAGGTAATATTTCGTAGAAATCTGTACATCTTTTAGTATAAGCTTGTTTTAGATATTtacataaaaataataatttgttaACTTTTAAATGTTTTTTACTTCTATAGGTAATGGAAGCAGCTTTGTAGACCATGAATTGAGTAACGTTGATCCTGAAGTTAGTGAAATAATATACAACGAGAAGCAACGCCAGTTTAGAAGCTTAGAGCTTATTGCATCTGAGAACTTCACGTCCCGAGCTGTCATGGAGGCGGTTGGTTCGTGTCTTACTAATAAATATTCAGAAGGACTTCCCGGAAAAAGGTGAGATTGCTCCTTATAGTTTTATTGATTTACCGTGGTTATTGATTTGCTGTACTTTTGCAGATATTATGGTGGAAATGAGCATATTGATGAACTGGAAACACTTTGTCAAAAGAGGGCATTGGCAGCATTTCACTTGGATGAAAATAAGTGGGGTGTAAATGTTCAACCGTTATCTGGTTCACCTGCTAACTTTGAGGTTTATACAGCCATTCTTAATCCACATGACCGTATAATGGTGAGTTCGGCAATTCAAATTGTGTATGTTagattaaattatttttatgtaTTTCATTTGTATGATTTTATAATACAGGGACTTGACTTGCCTCACGGAGGACACTTGTCTCATGGATTCATGACTCCCAAACGAAGGGTTTCGGGAACATCTATCTATTTTGAATCTATGCCTTATCGTCTTGATGAATCTACAGGTTCTTTTTTGTTAATCTTTGTTTAaatcatagttgtcaatagctgtcgctatagcgaatagcgtaggGTATAGGTCGAAGGTCGCTACAGGGTATGTAGCCATAGATAGCgggattttagttttttttttaaatataaatagcgattaaatatagctggattttaggtttttgctatatatacatgtaaaatagcagatataccagggtattttgatataatatattatatacatataaattttttgatttttttttctagtgtattgcagctatttataaaatagtgcCCGCTGTTTTTCGcgtgtagcatataggtacctgaTCGCTATTTGttgctattcgccattaacaactatggtttAAACTTTAAATACATAAAGGGTGAAagatattatattataatatatacaaTGTGAAAGTGTGTGACATAAATGTTTACTGTTTATGTCTCTATAGGCCTAGTTGATTATGACATGCTTGAGAAAACTGCTACATTATTTCGACCAAAACTTATAATAGCCGGTGCTAGTGCTTATCCACGTGATTTCGACTATCCTCGTATGAGAAAGGTGTACTTTTCAACTCGACAACTTCCTAAAATGAACTTTTTAGCATTCTTTCTATGCTTATTATTTAACTGCTAACAAGACGTGATCGTGACAGATTGCTGATGCTGTTGGTGCTTTTCTGATGATGGATATGGCCCATATTAGTGGGCTTGTGGCCGCTTCTGTGGTTGGCAATCCTTTTGAATACTGCGATATTGTGACAACCACAACACACAAGGTAATATTATATTGTTATTTTTTAGTTGATAAAAATTGTAGTTTTAGTTATGAATGCTACTGGGAAGAATAACGTTTCTCTCTCTTTTTGTCAAGCGTGATTAAATGTTACATCATGCAAAAGCAGATGTGGCAGTTTCAACCAATTTATCTTTTATGTTTTCTCTCCAATGGGTCAAATGGGTTAAAAATAGAAGATTTAAATAAAAACGAGTTAAGAATATTGTTGTAAAAATGAATTCAAGTGCACAAAACCTAATTGATAGAAGTTAAGAGTATTATCGTAAAAATATGTTTTTTGTGATCATACTTAACACATTATTTTATAGGGTAAGGATCCTAAGAGAAAGTGAGGAACACATGCTAATTTAGAACCATGAGAACGATTCTTGACCACACATTTGTTGGGAATTTCGAGTTAATAAAACCGACTTGGCGTGCAAGGCTCAAGGAGGGTTTTTAGGAGTGGATAATTATAGATTATGAAATGTGATAATGTTTtaataattagttataaataTCATGTCCTAGTTAATTGATTAGATAATTATCTAACATCCTAAACAAGTTAGGTTTGGATGTTTATATGATAATTATACGAGCAATCCTAGTATAAGTCTAACGTGTCAGGTTAGCTTATAAATACCATGTATTGGGTATTCTGGATTGTAAGAATCAAATTTTTGTGTAGTTTTCTTGATCTAATAATATTGTGAGAGTTAGCCATACATATTTATGTTCGTTTGATATTCGATTGGGACTTGAACATTTTCTCTAAGccaaattttattattattattattattattattattattattattattattattattattattatattttttacttCTAATCACACTTTTTTAAGAGccttttttatatatatacatatgtgtatattgtcaGTTTTTAATTATACACACGTATATACATAtgatatatgtatagttaaagaTTGGCAATATACACGTGTATACATCCCAAAAAAACCTCAAAGAAAAAGCTGCGATTTTTCCGAAAAAAAAGTTCCCCTTTTTTGCGTTTTTGCTtaggaaaaatgtgtggtccataAGTGTTCTCACAGTTCTCAATTACCCTAGTGATGCTCACAAGATCCTAACCCTTAATTTATATATGGAATTATAAAGCGGATGACAAGAAGTGTTTGTGTGGTGGCCCAACCCAACCTATTTTGATCGAGCAAAAATTATTCGTTTTTGACGCAACCCATTTAACATGCTACCAAACCCGTTCTTTTAGCCACATCAGCATATTACTATCTCACTCTTAGAACAAACTTTACAATCTGACTTCTTTTATCTACAGTCTCTCAGAGGACCTAGAGGTGGCATGATATTCTTCAAGAAAGATCCTGTTTTGGGAGTCGAATTAGAATCCGCCATCAATAATGCCGTTTTTCCAGGCTTACAAGTAAGTTCTAGATTACCTTTTTATTAATTTTGTTAACCTTATCAGCATGATCTAATTAATATAAATTGTTAACTTAAACAGGGTGGTCCGCATAACCATACGATAGGAGGACTTGCAGTCTGCTTGAAGCATGCTCAGTCTCCAGAATTTAAAGCTTACCAGAACCAGGTTTTTGCAACTCATTCTGTTACTCTGTTAGCATCACAAGATGCAAACCTTTTTGACTTTTTACTGGATTGACATAGTATTCTAACCATTCTTGCAGGTTGTTTCAAATTGTCGAGCTCTTGCTAAACGGTTGTTAG encodes:
- the LOC110923070 gene encoding transcription factor MYB118 isoform X1, with product MSSNMHFFGNFSLNDYSSESITPTCAFMESPSHQLCSSFPNFEQFVSQEASPNSFLVGPTQSYDTYQISASRSDLLEPPMRQPEITQPVLVPENNKKTTGRKNKKNVESKGKVDKRQREKVSVRHRWSKYEDRLLVQLVEQHGEKNWAHIAEKLPLRIAKQCRDRWHNCLSPNIVKYGWSEEDDKLLISLHKQFGNKWADIARNMPGRCENSIKNHWNATKRNQFKISSNGYIKTKYHSYLLKDYITSISSSSSDNQINTQESSGFDPQNHEFATSLNALSSSFPGSWVGYEPDELVVDGIGFDFHEVSSHLVDQLQFDSQNVTGFIGSPFGVGFR
- the LOC110923070 gene encoding transcription factor MYB98 isoform X2, whose amino-acid sequence is MRQPEITQPVLVPENNKKTTGRKNKKNVESKGKVDKRQREKVSVRHRWSKYEDRLLVQLVEQHGEKNWAHIAEKLPLRIAKQCRDRWHNCLSPNIVKYGWSEEDDKLLISLHKQFGNKWADIARNMPGRCENSIKNHWNATKRNQFKISSNGYIKTKYHSYLLKDYITSISSSSSDNQINTQESSGFDPQNHEFATSLNALSSSFPGSWVGYEPDELVVDGIGFDFHEVSSHLVDQLQFDSQNVTGFIGSPFGVGFR
- the LOC110920625 gene encoding serine hydroxymethyltransferase 3, chloroplastic, which produces MHTYSGAIMGSLQQPVWVKESSFLPKGHGVGGFIRRVNFGLFKPCGSSKVVGSLATGRPSTPSVPVTIPEGGNGSSFVDHELSNVDPEVSEIIYNEKQRQFRSLELIASENFTSRAVMEAVGSCLTNKYSEGLPGKRYYGGNEHIDELETLCQKRALAAFHLDENKWGVNVQPLSGSPANFEVYTAILNPHDRIMGLDLPHGGHLSHGFMTPKRRVSGTSIYFESMPYRLDESTGLVDYDMLEKTATLFRPKLIIAGASAYPRDFDYPRMRKIADAVGAFLMMDMAHISGLVAASVVGNPFEYCDIVTTTTHKSLRGPRGGMIFFKKDPVLGVELESAINNAVFPGLQGGPHNHTIGGLAVCLKHAQSPEFKAYQNQVVSNCRALAKRLLELGFTLVSGGSDNHLVLVDLRPLGLDGARVEKILDLASITLNKNSVPGDKSALVPGGIRIGSPAMTTRGFTEKEFIYIAELIHEGVQLTREIKQAVSGSKLQDFMKYVASSDFSFTDKVSDLKKRVEALTTQFPIPGL